In Sulfuricaulis sp., the following proteins share a genomic window:
- the tig gene encoding trigger factor, whose product MQVSVETIGTLGRRLKVAVPADQVEKEFNARLQRLSKQVKIPGFRPGKVPLKMVEAQYGGRLIDEVAGELVQTTLYEAIGSQGLRPAGDPKLQRKPFVRGEQLEYTVEFEIFPEVKRLDLTGVRIERPVVTVGEDDVSRTLETIRKQRADWKPVERAANLGDRLTIDFVGRIDGKDFDGGKANVFQVVLGSGTLLEDMEQGLVGAKMSDTRHISVKFPSDYRHSPLAGKTADFDVKISAVTEAVLPELNEALARDLGVKDSSIDTLRSDVKSNLEREANGRSRAIVRARALKSLLDANPVEVPRSLLDAEIQRLKTSDVSNGLNAGDETAYEKRARSRVALGLILSEFIRNRGLVPDPARVRARLEEMAADYESPQEFIQWHYEKPERLSEIEGLVMEEKVVEDLLVSAQISEKPVSFQELLKIETLVQ is encoded by the coding sequence CGCTCGGGAGGCGTTTGAAAGTCGCCGTGCCGGCGGATCAGGTAGAGAAAGAATTCAATGCCAGGCTTCAGCGCTTGTCAAAGCAGGTGAAGATACCCGGCTTTCGCCCAGGCAAAGTGCCTCTCAAAATGGTCGAGGCTCAATATGGCGGGAGATTGATAGACGAAGTGGCCGGAGAACTGGTTCAAACCACGTTATACGAGGCCATTGGGAGCCAGGGGTTGCGCCCAGCCGGAGATCCGAAGCTGCAACGTAAGCCGTTCGTACGGGGCGAGCAGCTTGAGTACACCGTGGAATTTGAAATTTTCCCGGAGGTAAAGCGCCTCGACCTGACGGGAGTGCGTATCGAACGTCCAGTGGTAACGGTGGGCGAAGACGACGTGAGCCGCACGCTGGAGACCATTCGTAAACAGCGCGCCGACTGGAAGCCGGTTGAGCGCGCGGCCAATCTGGGCGATCGGCTCACCATTGATTTCGTCGGTCGTATCGACGGCAAGGATTTTGATGGCGGCAAGGCCAATGTCTTTCAGGTGGTGCTCGGCAGCGGAACGCTGCTTGAGGACATGGAGCAGGGCCTGGTTGGCGCCAAAATGAGTGACACGCGCCATATCTCGGTCAAGTTTCCATCGGACTACAGACATTCCCCGCTGGCAGGTAAAACAGCAGATTTCGACGTGAAGATCAGCGCTGTCACCGAGGCGGTGTTGCCGGAGCTGAATGAGGCACTTGCCCGGGATCTGGGCGTAAAAGACTCAAGTATTGATACGTTAAGATCCGACGTGAAATCCAATCTCGAACGTGAAGCGAATGGTCGTTCCCGCGCCATCGTGAGGGCACGGGCGCTCAAGTCGCTGCTGGACGCGAATCCGGTAGAAGTGCCCCGTAGCCTGCTCGATGCCGAGATTCAGCGCCTGAAGACCAGTGATGTGTCGAACGGATTGAATGCAGGGGATGAGACTGCCTATGAAAAGCGGGCTCGCAGCCGCGTGGCACTGGGGCTTATCCTGAGTGAATTCATTCGCAACCGCGGGCTTGTTCCCGATCCGGCGAGAGTGCGCGCGCGGCTTGAGGAAATGGCGGCTGATTATGAGTCTCCCCAAGAGTTCATTCAGTGGCATTATGAAAAACCGGAAAGACTGAGTGAAATCGAAGGCCTGGTCATGGAGGAGAAGGTGGTTGAAGACCTCCTTGTTTCTGCACAAATCAGTGAAAAGCCAGTGAGTTTTCAGGAGCTATTGAAGATTGAGACCCTTGTTCAATAG